A single region of the Streptomyces sp. ITFR-16 genome encodes:
- a CDS encoding valine--tRNA ligase, with translation MTENAAQQPASNPELPTQYTPADVEGKLYERWVERGYFEADEHSDKPPYSIVIPPPNVTGSLHLGHAFEHTLIDALVRRKRMQGFEALYQPGMDHAGIATQNVVERELAKEGKSRHDLGREAFVERVWQWKSESGGQISGQMRRLGEGVAWSRERFTMDEGLSEAVQTVFKRMYDDGLIYRAERIINWCPRCLTAISDIEVEYQEDDGELVSMVYGEGDATIVVATTRAETMLGDTAVAVHPDDERYRHLVGKQIKLPLTDRTIPVVADHHVDPAFGTGAVKVTPAHDPNDFEIGKRHDLPFLTVLDERAVITVPGPFQGLDRLEARSAIVAALRADGRIVAEKRPYVHSVGHCSRCKTTIEPRLSLQWWVKVEPLAKAAGDAVRDGKVKIHPQEMEKRYFDWVDNLHDWTISRQLWWGHRIPVWYGPNGEVVCVGPDDEAPAGEGWTQDSDVLDTWFSSGLWPFSTLGWPEQTDSLAKFYPNSVLVTGYDILFFWVARMMMFGLYVNDGVPPFETIVLHGMVRDEHGKKMSKSFGNVVNPLDWMDKYGSDALRFTLARGANPGVDVPIGEEWVQGSAKFSNKIWNATRFALMNGATVEGELPSADEMSVTDRWILSRLNKTVAEVDAYYDDFQFSKLSEALRHFAWDEVFDWYVELSKTTFFGGGRPAEVSGRVLGEVLDVMLRLLHPVVPFVTETLWTALTGKESVVIADWPTDSGFRDDAAEREIELVQQVVTEVRRFRSDQGLQPGQKVPAELVLTGTALAPHEAAIRQLLRLQPAGDGFHATASLPVAGATVALDLSGTIDIEAERKRLTKDLEAAQKEKAQATGKLGNEAFLAKAPDNVVDKIRGRLTKAEADIERIGSQLAALPQS, from the coding sequence GTGACCGAGAACGCAGCGCAGCAGCCAGCCAGCAACCCCGAACTGCCGACCCAGTACACGCCGGCCGATGTAGAGGGGAAGCTGTACGAGCGCTGGGTAGAACGCGGTTACTTCGAGGCGGACGAGCACAGCGACAAGCCGCCGTACTCGATCGTCATCCCGCCGCCCAACGTCACCGGCTCCCTGCACCTGGGGCACGCCTTCGAGCACACGCTGATCGACGCCCTCGTCCGCCGCAAGCGGATGCAGGGCTTCGAGGCGCTCTACCAGCCCGGCATGGACCACGCCGGCATCGCCACCCAGAACGTCGTCGAGCGCGAGCTCGCCAAGGAGGGCAAGTCCCGCCACGACCTGGGCCGCGAGGCCTTCGTCGAGCGCGTCTGGCAGTGGAAGAGCGAGTCCGGCGGCCAGATCTCCGGACAGATGCGCCGCCTCGGCGAGGGCGTCGCCTGGTCCCGCGAGCGCTTCACCATGGACGAGGGCCTGTCCGAGGCCGTCCAGACCGTCTTCAAGCGGATGTACGACGACGGGCTGATCTACCGCGCCGAGCGCATCATCAACTGGTGCCCCCGCTGTCTCACCGCGATCTCCGACATCGAGGTCGAGTACCAGGAGGACGACGGCGAGCTCGTCTCCATGGTCTACGGCGAGGGCGACGCGACCATCGTCGTCGCCACGACCCGCGCCGAGACGATGCTGGGTGACACCGCGGTCGCCGTCCACCCCGACGACGAGCGCTACCGGCACCTGGTCGGCAAGCAGATCAAGCTGCCGCTGACCGACCGTACGATCCCGGTCGTCGCCGACCACCACGTCGACCCCGCCTTCGGCACCGGCGCCGTCAAGGTGACCCCGGCGCACGACCCGAACGACTTCGAGATCGGCAAGCGCCACGACCTGCCGTTCCTCACCGTCCTGGACGAGCGCGCCGTCATCACCGTCCCCGGCCCGTTCCAGGGCCTGGACCGGCTGGAGGCCCGCTCCGCGATCGTCGCCGCCCTGCGCGCCGACGGCCGGATCGTCGCCGAGAAGCGGCCGTACGTCCACTCCGTCGGGCACTGCTCCCGCTGCAAGACGACCATCGAGCCCCGGCTCTCGCTCCAGTGGTGGGTCAAGGTCGAACCGCTCGCCAAGGCGGCCGGTGACGCCGTCCGCGACGGCAAGGTCAAGATCCACCCGCAGGAGATGGAGAAGCGCTACTTCGACTGGGTCGACAACCTCCACGACTGGACCATCTCGCGCCAGCTCTGGTGGGGCCACCGCATCCCCGTCTGGTACGGCCCGAACGGCGAGGTCGTCTGCGTCGGACCGGACGACGAGGCCCCGGCCGGCGAGGGCTGGACGCAGGACAGCGACGTCCTGGACACCTGGTTCTCCTCCGGCCTGTGGCCGTTCTCCACGCTCGGCTGGCCCGAACAGACCGACAGCCTCGCGAAGTTCTACCCGAACTCCGTTCTCGTCACCGGCTACGACATCCTCTTCTTCTGGGTCGCCCGGATGATGATGTTCGGCCTCTACGTCAACGACGGCGTCCCGCCCTTCGAGACGATCGTCCTGCACGGGATGGTCCGCGACGAGCACGGCAAGAAGATGTCGAAGTCCTTCGGCAACGTGGTCAACCCGCTGGACTGGATGGACAAGTACGGCTCCGACGCGCTCCGGTTCACCCTGGCGCGCGGTGCCAATCCCGGTGTCGACGTCCCGATCGGCGAGGAGTGGGTCCAGGGTTCCGCCAAGTTCTCCAACAAGATCTGGAACGCCACCCGCTTCGCCCTGATGAACGGCGCCACCGTCGAGGGCGAACTGCCGTCCGCCGACGAGATGTCGGTGACCGACCGCTGGATCCTGTCCCGCCTCAACAAGACGGTCGCCGAAGTCGACGCGTACTACGACGACTTCCAGTTCTCCAAGCTCAGCGAGGCGCTCCGGCACTTCGCCTGGGACGAGGTCTTCGACTGGTACGTCGAGCTGTCCAAGACCACGTTCTTCGGCGGCGGCCGCCCGGCGGAGGTCTCCGGCCGGGTCCTGGGCGAGGTCCTCGACGTGATGCTGCGCCTGCTGCACCCCGTCGTTCCCTTCGTCACCGAGACGCTCTGGACCGCGCTCACCGGCAAGGAGTCCGTCGTCATCGCCGACTGGCCGACCGACTCCGGCTTCCGCGACGACGCCGCCGAGCGGGAGATCGAGCTCGTCCAGCAGGTCGTCACCGAGGTCCGCCGTTTCCGCTCCGACCAGGGTCTCCAGCCCGGTCAGAAGGTTCCGGCCGAACTCGTCCTGACCGGCACCGCGCTCGCCCCGCACGAGGCGGCCATCCGCCAGCTGCTGCGTCTGCAGCCGGCCGGTGACGGCTTCCACGCCACCGCCTCGCTGCCCGTCGCGGGCGCCACGGTCGCGCTCGACCTGTCCGGCACGATCGACATCGAGGCCGAGCGCAAGCGCCTGACGAAGGACCTGGAGGCCGCGCAGAAGGAGAAGGCGCAGGCCACCGGGAAGCTCGGCAACGAGGCGTTCCTGGCCAAGGCCCCGGACAACGTGGTCGACAAGATCCGTGGCCGGCTCACCAAGGCCGAGGCCGACATCGAGCGGATCGGCAGCCAGCTGGCGGCCCTGCCGCAGAGCTGA